A region of the Anolis carolinensis isolate JA03-04 chromosome 1, rAnoCar3.1.pri, whole genome shotgun sequence genome:
TTGCAACTTTCCATACAGTGTGTGAAATAATCCTAGATACTTGTAAATGATTTATTTAGGAGTTCTGGAAAAGTGCATTTCTGCTGAGGTTTGGTCACCCGAGAGACAATTATTTAACTGTGCACTATTTATGTCAATTATACTAATCATCAGATAAAGCTTATTCAAAATGTGAACTACTGCAAATATAAAAGAGCATATATACAACTATAACACTGAAAATACGGTACTTTATTAGCACAAAAACGCTGTAACAAGGCACAGCAAGCAGAAGGAAACACACATAGTGATAAACTAGTTAGTGTTGGCATACAAGTATAATTTATCCTGTATATGCAGCTTTGAAGTTTCCCTACCTCGCGCTCACTGCCATGAAGAAGAACATACTGTAGCAACAATTTAAGAAACTAGAAGCACTACTTATTGGTACAAGATACATCAGCAAAAAACAAGGGACGCCGTACTCCAACACAAATTTTAGTGCAAACACAGCTAGGACAAAACAAGTAATGTTCTGTCcacaaagagagaaaaaggaagcaaAAGAGCAAGTTGCTAAAAGTATTTGCTGAAGAAGGAACACAATCTACAAGTTTAACCTCCCCCCTCCCAAAGTGCTACACAGTTTACAAATACAAGAGTACCTATGAAGCCTGAAACTTTAATTCTGATGCAttgaaaagggagggggaagggagaAGTAGGGTAAAATATGGAATATTTTGGATCAGCTAGAAGTTATATGTAAGCTAGATGGTCATTAAAACAGTTTATAGAAGTTTAACATACTGTTTTGAACCATTCAAAAACAGGTTACTATAGCAGTAAACTTTTGCAGACCATTTGAATGAAAAAATAATTAAGTGATCCACTGAGCTCCCAAGCAACTTTCTTGTATAAATGAAAGCACATTACATATTTTAATAACGTCTTTTTCAGGACAGATATTATCAAAACCAATGTGTTTTACAGAAATCTTGGGCCCTAGACCTGAGGCATAGTTTATGGAACAATGAGTAGATGACGGCATGAAAAGCATGGGTCCTAGGCCAGGCCCTGTTCAGTAATCTACTCTTGGACAAAATTGCCAAGATTTGCATTATCAGAAAAATAATTTACTTACTCATAATCTTCCACTATTATAAGCCGAGCATTCACATAATTGGTACTCCGCAGATCAACTTGAAAAACTCCAAATTAATGTGGAATTCTAGTTTCCACCACTATGATTCTTATGAGTGAAACAGAGTTTAGGTCAAGAACTACACCAACAGTAGCAGCTGGCTTAGTTAGCGGTAAATGAAAACTTCCTACATGCGATGaaattttgtttcaaaacattttagAAGTAGGATTGCAACACCAAAGGTGATTAATCAATTATAACTCTTTCAGTATTCTTAAAATGACCACAATTAATTTAAtagctttgtgttttttttaaatgtacatttaaaatactTATAGAAGTTGAATGTGCAATTCAAACAGTCCCCCTTCTGTATTAAGCAGTATGGTACCCTTCCTAACCCACACTTTAGATGTCATGGACTTCAAAACCCACACAATGCAGGTCATTTTGGAGGGTGACAGCCTCAGAGAAAGCTGCAGCCCGGAAATGCTTCTTCTACAGTATAATACTGGGGACTATGTGCACACATTATTCTGTAAGTATGTCTTTTCTTTTAGAACTACTATTTTGTTACATGCAAATCTGTGCAGTTTTAACTGGCTTATTAAATTATACTTACATTATTAATTCACTAAAATGTCTTTAATTTGGAGAACTAAATATTTGGCTATCGAGCAGAGTCATATAACAAATAATTAAAGCACATGATTGGGTTTAAGAAGTGCCAGGTGAAGAGACAGTTTTCCTTGTTAATTAGCTTCAATAAGGAAATTAGCATGGGGGAAACCAAACTCTGACAGGTGTTTGTTGATTTTTTGGTTTTGGTAATCAAGTGGTCAtagtcaaacaaacaaaaaagcaagcTACCCACTTTGCCTGAATCTTGAAACTGAATGGAACTTAAAAGTCAATGCCCAACATCTGCCTTGCATATTTCAGAACTGGCAAATCATATCCTAAAAGtccattttttcaaaaaatatatatgtgattttgtattttgcatgttgttTCAAGAAATATTCACAACTAGGTATGACCAATTGCAGGCAGCATCTGACACTCATAAACACAGTAAGTTTAAAGTACAATATTGCCCCCCAAAACAACCACCCTAAACACTGATGTGCTTATTGCAGTTATACTGTAACACACATAAAAAGCACAAATTCTATTGAGCTTTTGGGGATTTTGAATTCTCTGTTCATTTTGCTTTAATTGGTTCCCGCTCCAACCATCGAACTCGAACTTTTTGCTTATAATGATATTCCTTTAAGAAGTCCTGCAACATTGATGGCAAAGGGAGACAATCAATCCCATCGTATGAAGTATATCGGCAGATTACAGCCCGACATATATATTGCAGGCTGAAAGGGAAAGTCCTGTTTAGGGAAACTGTAAGCAATGGTTCAAAAAACATGCAAGAACTAGGATCTTTATAGTGTTCTAGAAGGCCTGTAACAGTTGAAGAGTGAAACACACAGGGGTCGTGAGCATCAAAACTAAAATTATGATTCCACTGCTCAATGCGTGCATGTAGAGACCGGTTGTAACGACGGAAGCTCACAGAGAAGAGGTAGTCTTCTTGAGCAGAATCCCTGAGCAAAAAAGTACCTTCAGGTTTTCCTTCCAAAAGTGCTTCAGCTTCATAGCGGTCCATCACTCCCCAGTAGCATGGATTACCAGTGATGTGAAGCAAATCTGGCACAAGGCAATGTATGTAATCAATCTGGGTATGCACTTTCCAAGCTCCTTGCCTGCTGATGTGGCTATGGCTCTCTCCAGACATCTGCCGTTGCTTTTGTCTGCGTGACTGCAAACAGAGGGTTGTTGTATCCTCCTCCAAGTCAGAACTTCCCTGTGGTGCTGAAGTACAGTCTCCTGTAAGCTCAGACATACCAGGGGCCAGCTTTGGCCCCAGTTTGTATAATGGATTAACCTGTGCGGTAGCTTCAAAAGTATGTATCTGAGCATTAGGAGGAGGATCAACTCCTTCTTCAATACTAAGTCTTCGTCTCTCTCTGAGTCTatcctcctcatcctctgtaGAAGCCAGAGACGGATCAAATGCATCAAAGAGAGTTGAGTGTGGGCTCACTGGAGCTGTATGCTGTTTAATTAGATGCCATTTTTGGGCCAGGTCTGACCCAGGAGGGAAAGGACATTTTTCTAACATCAGTTCAGAAAGATGGATCTTTCTTTTGTTAGAAAACAGAGGTTTGGACTGTTTGCAGTAAGTTCTCACAGGAAAACATAAACCCACAGTATCCTGCAGCCTTTGCCGCAAAGAACGATTACCTACAGTCCTGCTTGAGACACTATCTGTATCATGAACAGAACTCACACCGTATCTCCTTTCTCGCCTTTGCAATCGACAACAGCCAAATCTTTTATTACTCTCCAAAGAGCTCTGTGTTTTTGTAGAACAGGAATGTTTCTTTTTACCACCCCATGGTGCATGTCGTGAGTATGAATCCCTTCGTGCAAGTCTAGCTCCTGTGGCGGCACCCAAGTCACTCTCTTTCTCAATGCTTATTTCCACAATCTGTGGGATTTCAGCAGCGCAGTTTTGAAGTTTTTTTGAAGAGGCTTTTGAAGGATTTAAACTCAGCTGTAAAGAAACATCTCTTAAAGGGCTGCTTGATCGCTGATCCACTGGATCAAGCACAAAAACACTTTTATCTCTAACAGATGAATTATTGGAGTTCACATCTAAATTTTCATTTCTGTTTCCACTTTCGTTATTGAAGAGATTCTGGCATCTGTATTTAAAGCTATTCCACATCTTCCCAACTTTACCCATGGATTATGTTacctaaaaaagagagaaagataaaatttTAGTTTGTtgtctaataaataataaatatcatcatcTGTACAATGAAGTAATAATAGATGCAGACAAGATAAAAGTCCCCAAGGTACTTTCAAATATAAATTTCCATGAAAATTAAAACCAATCCAAAATAGAAAAGTAGGACATGAATGTTCATAGATTATTGGGCAGGCCAATATGGATGTCATCTGTGATGTAACTTCACTGACAAACCAATTTTACTTAATGTAAATAAAAGCTttacatattatattgtactttatTGTTacctaaaacaacaacatatacaaATGATGCTCAAATTTAATATTGTAACCCCCAAATTAACATGATTGAACTACAATTACCAAATACGGTACATGGATTTCAGTATACAAGGAAAATTTGCAAACTGAGAGTGGCAAGAGCCAACACCAATGTACTTTTGCCACATTAACAGTAGCTAGTGCATAGATAACTTCAATGATTAAAAAATATACAGTATTAACAAAAACAACTGTGAATGAATCACTGTTGCTGACAAAAGTAAACTATAAAAACAGAAGTACATGACTATTAAATAGTAACATATCACTGAAGAGAAATATACCGCTCCACAAAATTTACTAATTCAAAAAGCTACCCTTAATGGGTATTTTGTTTAAAGTAAAGTATCAGGGAAGGAAATTCTTTTGTGTCACATGATTCATGCAAGTCAACCTTTTCAACAAGCAAAAGCAATATATGCATAGACTATGACTTTATAATCTATGAGCAATCACAATGATGAGGAAATGTAAATATTTTTCTATCTTTGCCACACTTCCTCAAAAAGCTTATTTCATACATGTCTTCATTACATTTTAACTCAGTCAACAGAACTGTGATATTAACTTTCCCCATAAAATGAACTAGAATAAAGAATCCAACCACAATGTCTACATAGAAAAAGGAGGCTGatggtttccttccttcctgtttcaTACTATGCATTTATTTTCCTCATTGTTGTATTAAAGCAAGGATAGTAACCCACAGCAGGGACACTGAGGGGGTCCAAAAAAAGCAAGCTATCACACATCCCTGTAGGTAGATGTTTTGGCCAGATTATTCGCTACTCAATTATCTGGTGAATCAATTACAGTACTTAAAATAATAAGGAAGACACAAGAGGACTGTGAGTGTATCACATTCCTGACCAGAATGTGATAGACGTAGAAAAGGCAGtaaaagaaatatagaaaataCAAGGCCAACACACACTTTCCATCACAAGATCTAGTCCAATGTCCTGCTTCAGCCAGAAGTGAAACACAAATGTAGCCATCAGTCCAAACTTTACTCGAAGGGGAAGGCACTTATATTTCAAACTTAATTTCTTAAGCAACAGGACATGGACAAGAAGGTCTACCAGAGAACTCCTTAAATTCAATGAAAAGCTAAATCCAAGTAAGAACTTTAAGACAACTAGTGTAAAAACAGTTTGATGGACTATTTGATCTCATTTTCTTGTTCTAAAATGTGTTCCCTATCAtttaattgagtaaaataatttttattcccaAAACAGTACATATCAGTAATATCTACAGTAGTGTTAAGAGATATTTAATTTGTTGGGAATTGAACATGAGTATCACTGTACATCATGACAGTTATACTTTCAAGGAATACTATAAAACACTAATTAAAAtgttttagtttatttatttatttatttacagtatttatattccgcccttctcaccccgaaggggactcagggcggatcacattataacacacaaagggcaaacattcaatgcccataaacacatcaaacagagactgagagacacacacagaggcaagttaacgttcttctgaggggatgttcgattctggccacaggggggagcagctgcttcatcatccacactgacggcacttcctcattccaggtcgtaaattagttaatcttgcctccccactttagtggtaccttatctcctacttgatagatgcaactatctttcgggttgctaggtcagcaacgagcaggggctattttttatttttaattgacgggtgctcaccccgccacgggctggcctcgaactcatgacctcatggtcagagtgatttaaggcagctgctcaacagctgcgccacagctgttTATATAACTGTTTATAATTCAGTTATGAATTATAAACATGTATATTATAACTTTTACATTGGTATGTTCTACTTTTTTGACTGAAGACTTTAAAATACATAGCCTATGCCCACTCCCTCATAGAACCAGACTCTCCACTCAAACTATTCACTTTTCAAACTATGATCATTTGTAATATTGTATAAAGGAGCACAACCAGAAATGTGATAGACTTTCAACATTTACATGCATAGATTTAGACTGGGGGGGAAAAAGATTGCTGTCACCaatattttggttttcttgaaatACGCATTTACAACTGATACAGATGCTGCAAAAATGTAATATAAACTACATACTTCCATGTTTTCCATAATTACTATATTTTAACTACAGTTCTCAATGATATTGGGATTGCCTATCCATTTTTgaaagtattttaattttaaaaaatctattaccTTTTAAGAAACCCATAATATAACATTTCCCATTAATATATTGCTAATGTTGCACTCAAAAATAGCTTAAGGCAGGTTATCTTCCTGCTGCTATGAATTTTCACATCTGTAATCTGATTATTTCCCCCTAATAGCAGAACTAAAAAGCACAAGATCTGGATATTCCTGAAAAGGTAGGTACAAGTAAAACTCATGGAAGGCCCCTGTCAATCTGCAAATACATGAAAGCAGCAAACCTGACCGATGACCTACAAAGCAGTTGGTGATCTGAGTTGGCTGATCATTTGAGCTGGCCGCTTGCTTTCCCCCCCAGCTGCTGCTTAACATCAAAAGACtactaaatatatatatcacTTTTCTAATATTAGTTTTCCAGGTAAGCAATTTTTATAGTTGCCATTAAAATGATACAACATTGTGAAAGAGCAGATTTCATTCCTTCATCATACCTGTCAGTATCTCCTTGCAACTATGAGTAATGAAGACATTTGATGGCTGAACAAATTTTTGCAGTTCAGAGTTTAATCCAGCAAGTGAAGAtaacaaaaagagaaaagagtgcCTGCGAGGacataaatatgaaaatataatggaTTATGACTTGAAATGAGAGTATGGAGCCCAATTAAATATGTTGATGGATCACAGTCTTTAGTATACTAAGCCATGCTAACCATGACAAATAATCCACTCATGGCATGCTTTGAAACCATAACACAGAACTGTGGGGATGATCTGAATCCTCCTACCTTCAAGGTTCAAATAAATGTATCTATACAGCATTTCTAAGAAAGCATGACAACACCAACTAAAATACCAGTAACAGAATTATAATACGATTTAATATCTGGCTGTCTCACATAGGTATTTGGTCTTTATTTGGATCATTACAATTGTgtgtcttttttacaaaatatgaCCCATACAAAAATGTTGCAAATACAGTGTTTCAGCTAGTCACACTCTTCCAGAATAGTCTCCCAACACGCCAATACTGACAGGTGGTACGGGTGGAATAGCAGCGGGGTACACACAAATCCCTGTGAAAACTGGAGTAAGATGTGAAGCAGTTAGAATACACAATGCCTTGGAAAAGAAGATAGAGAACAATTCAAGAAGTCATATACCCTACAATATTACTGATTTGAGATGGAGGGAGGGATATATAAAACATCTCAGAGAGAGGAGGATATTTTCTCAGGCCAGTTAACTGGCAATCAAAATACAGTCCCACACAAACAGCACTCTCtacctcaggggtccccaaactaaagcccgggggccggatgcggccctccaaggtcatttacctggcccccgccctcagttttataatataatatttgtatatcagttttaataatatattgtatatacatataatattgataataatcttatgttatacaatataatactaatagtaataccatataataatattaattgtatgttatatattacatattatataatagtatagtggtatagttcaatacagtaatatataatgctaatattgtgttatgctaataatataatatattgtatgtacatacagctgctctgagtccccttcggggtgagaaggatgggatataaatgtagtaaataaatgcagtaaataaataattaattttaaacttaggctcggccaaagcctgacatgacttgaaggcacacaacaacaacaacaacaacaacaacaacaacaatcctaattaacttgactatctcattggccagtagcaggcccacactttccattgaaatcctaataggtttatgttggttaaaattgttttcatttttaaatattgtattgttctttcgttgttgttgttgttgcactacaaataagacatgtgcagtatgcataggaatttgtttgtatttttttttcaaatgataattcggcccctcaacagtctgaaggattgtggaccggccctctgcttaaaaggtttgggaacccctgctctacCTATTGCTCAAGCTACAATGGTAGCATAAACGTGAGAGTTGCTAGAGCTCTGGTTTCAATTTATCAAAATAAAAACTGAAAAGTGCTGAAATTGTACTTGAGATAATGTCTAGAAATTCCATGGTATTCACTGGAAGTTTATGGATGTGAATCTACGTGAAGCTGCTGCATTCTTGCTATTGGTGAGTcactaaaataatgtttttgtacTACTATATTTAAGTTTCCTGGCTCTAAATagtaaaagttaaaataaaaacagGTGGGCAGAGGTAACAAAGTCATTCAGTCTGCAAGTGAAACATGGCAGTCCTCTTCATgacctttttaatgagcacatCCATTTAGGAAGGTTGTGTTTTAGTATATTGATGTACTACT
Encoded here:
- the socs5 gene encoding suppressor of cytokine signaling 5, which codes for MGKVGKMWNSFKYRCQNLFNNESGNRNENLDVNSNNSSVRDKSVFVLDPVDQRSSSPLRDVSLQLSLNPSKASSKKLQNCAAEIPQIVEISIEKESDLGAATGARLARRDSYSRHAPWGGKKKHSCSTKTQSSLESNKRFGCCRLQRRERRYGVSSVHDTDSVSSRTVGNRSLRQRLQDTVGLCFPVRTYCKQSKPLFSNKRKIHLSELMLEKCPFPPGSDLAQKWHLIKQHTAPVSPHSTLFDAFDPSLASTEDEEDRLRERRRLSIEEGVDPPPNAQIHTFEATAQVNPLYKLGPKLAPGMSELTGDCTSAPQGSSDLEEDTTTLCLQSRRQKQRQMSGESHSHISRQGAWKVHTQIDYIHCLVPDLLHITGNPCYWGVMDRYEAEALLEGKPEGTFLLRDSAQEDYLFSVSFRRYNRSLHARIEQWNHNFSFDAHDPCVFHSSTVTGLLEHYKDPSSCMFFEPLLTVSLNRTFPFSLQYICRAVICRYTSYDGIDCLPLPSMLQDFLKEYHYKQKVRVRWLEREPIKAK